One window of Aspergillus oryzae RIB40 DNA, chromosome 3 genomic DNA carries:
- a CDS encoding MFS transporter (synaptic vesicle transporter SVOP and related transporters (major facilitator superfamily)), whose protein sequence is MSKPDPEKSVNHEEEFLVEWSKDDPSNPRNLSPARRWLIVLIVSMGSLCVTCTSSIYTTTYHQMTKEFGCSTLVATVGVAIFVWGLAVGPLVLGPLSELYGRRIIYLTSFTLFLIWLIPCAVATNIQTMIIARFFNGLSGSAFLSVAGGTVGDVFHRHELAAPMMLYTASPFVGPELGPLIGGFINDFSHWRWTFYVLLMWAGTLLALIFFLVPETFHPVLLGRKAKEMRRATGDNRWQTKRQAVHRPLSQMILQSIYRPLMLLALEPMCLNLCIFSAILLGIIYLFFGAFDQVFTNVYGMTLWQCGCCFLGMFVGMMLAVMSDPIWRRVYARLESKHRQRTDNTEKFLPEWRLPPAIAGAPAVTIGLFIFAWTIYPDVHWIAPIIGSALFGFG, encoded by the exons ATGAGTAAACCAGATCCTGAGAAGAGTGTCAACCATGAGGAGGAATTCCTGGTGGAATGGTCAAAAGATGACCCTTCCAACCCTCGCAACTTGAGTCCGGCACGGCGATGGCTTATCGTGCTGATCGTATCGATGGGATCTCTCTGTGT GACATGCACTTCATCGATATACACTACCACGTACCATCAGATGACGAAAGAATTCGGTTGTTCGACACTAGTAGCAACTGTGGGTGTTGCAATATTCGTTTGGGGCCTAG CTGTTGGCCCATTGGTCCTGGGGCCTCTTTCCGAG CTTTACGGTCGACGGATAATTTATTTGACTTCATTCACGCTCTTCCTGATATGGCTGATTCCATGCGCCGTGGCAACAAACATCCAAACTATGATTATTGCGAGGTTCTTCAATGGCCTGTCGGGCAGTGCCTTCCTTAGTGTGGCGGGTGGAACGGTTGGTGATGTCTTTCATCGTCACGAGTTGGCAGCTCCAATGATGCTTTACACAGCTAGTCCTTTCGTGGGACCAGAGCTAGGGCCTTT GATTGGTGGTTTTATCAATGATTTCAGTCACTG GCGCTGGACATTCTATGTTCTTCTGATGTGGGCTGGTACTCTACTCGCTCTTATATTCTTCCTGGTACCTGAGACTTTTCATCCAGT ATTACTAGGGCGGAAGGCAAAGGAAATGCGCAGGGCGACCGGCGATAATAGATGGCAAACCAAGAGACAAGCCGTCCACCGGCCTTTATCCCAAATGATCCTGCAGTCCATCTACAGACCTCTAATGCTGCTCGCTCTAGAGCCCATGTGTTTGAACCTCTGCATATTTTCCGCGATTCTCCTGGGTATtatttaccttttcttcGGGGCTTTCGACCAAGTCTTCACCAATGTCTATGGAATGACGTTATGGCAATGCGGCTGTTGTTTTCTCGGTATGTTCGTTGGAATGATGCTTGCCGTGATGAGTGATCCAATATGGCGCCGAGTCTATGCCAGACTGGAAAGCAAACATAGACAACGAACAGACAATACAGAGAAGTTTCTCCCCGAATGGCGCTTGCCGCCTG CTATCGCCGGGGCCCCAGCGGTTACAATTGGTTTATTCATCTTTGCTTGGACAATATACCCCGATGTCCATTGGATTGCGCCGATCATCGGAAGCGCCCTGTTCGGCTTTGGGTAA
- a CDS encoding cytochrome P450 (cytochrome P450 CYP4/CYP19/CYP26 subfamilies): protein MALFTFRLLPLVCTASIAIYVLSRFMHFETKSTGALTYSITFIIYLLYWLYIYPYHLSPLRHVPTVPGCPLWGHVFEIFNAEIGAVQQKWHKTHGPIVRYFYPFGKEILSVVDNSALKHILVEASYNYEKTASNRKFLSRLFGEGILTAGGKVHAQQRKALNPAFSISAIKALAPAFWDYSCSMSSYWEQDIKESSDDSVSLDISDWASRATLDIIVAVGFGAKIDTLHNSTAPLIEAFRTVFRFDAVAKLLAVLHILFPIVRYLPIKENREVDAAKRTLFEFASGLIQEKEANINSTGNNILSQLVRGDRKPQAAGEDIFSRVICDQIATFLGVGQDTSATWLSWTLHLLSKHQHMQVKLREEIRSHFPFLFRGATHEKIDFTEVDVDRLPYLNNVCRESLRFIPPIPFVSREAARDERLGEYFIPKGTVIHIPINTIHRMPEYWGPNSNAFDPDRWNCLPASYTNNAFLPFTQGPRGCIGRKFADTEVKTILCCLLSKFQFSPDPAVQDPEELKRYRIVQKSQYGIRLKVSKLDG, encoded by the coding sequence ATGGCGCTTTTTACATTCCGGCTTTTGCCCCTTGTATGTACCGCAAGCATTGCAATATATGTGCTATCACGGTTTATGCACTTTGAAACAAAAAGCACCGGTGCATTAACATATTCAATTACCTTTATCATTTATTTGCTGTACTGGCTATACATCTACCCCTACCATTTGTCTCCCCTCCGGCATGTGCCTACAGTACCAGGATGTCCACTGTGGGGTCATGTTTTCGAGATCTTCAATGCTGAAATTGGCGCAGTCCAACAGAAGTGGCATAAGACACATGGCCCTATTGTCCGATACTTTTACCCCTTTGGAAAGGAGATCCTGTCGGTCGTGGATAACTCTGCGCTCAAGCATATCCTGGTCGAAGCTTCATACAACTATGAAAAAACTGCCAGCAATCGGAAATTTTTGTCTCGGCTATTTGGTGAAGGTATTTTGACTGCAGGGGGAAAGGTACACGCCCAACAGCGAAAAGCTCTCAACCCTGCTTTCTCTATAAGCGCAATTAAAGCACTTGCTCCCGCCTTCTGGGACTACTCTTGCTCGATGTCCAGTTACTGGGAGCAGGATATCAAGGAGAGTAGCGATGACAGTGTATCCCTGGATATTTCGGACTGGGCATCGCGAGCTACCCTCGATATTATTGTCGCCGTTGGCTTTGGGGCCAAGATCGACACACTTCACAATTCAACTGCGCCTTTGATAGAGGCCTTTCGCACGGTTTTCCGATTCGATGCTGTCGCAAAACTCCTAGCTGTGCTCCATATACTGTTCCCGATTGTTCGGTACCTTCCTATAAAAGAGAATCGTGAGGTCGATGCAGCTAAGCGCACCCTTTTCGAGTTTGCATCAGGCCTGAtccaggagaaagaggctAATATAAATTCGACTGGTAATAACATATTGTCACAACTTGTTCGTGGTGACCGGAAGCCTCAAGCCGCGGGTGAGGACATCTTCTCTCGGGTAATTTGCGATCAAATTGCCACTTTTCTTGGAGTAGGCCAAGATACAAGCGCCACCTGGTTATCATGGACTCTCCATCTTCTCAGCAAGCACCAACACATGCAGGTCAAGCTGCGGGAGGAGATACGTTCTCACTTCCCCTTTCTATTCAGAGGCGCCACGCACGAGAAGATTGATTTCACTGAAGTCGATGTAGATCGCCTACCTTATCTGAATAATGTCTGTCGGGAGTCCTTACGATTTATTCCTCCTATACCCTTTGTGTCACGCGAGGCTGCAAGAGATGAAAGGCTTGGCGAGTATTTCATCCCCAAGGGCACCGTTATCCACATCCCAATCAATACGATCCACCGGATGCCCGAATATTGGGGTCCTAACTCCAATGCCTTTGACCCAGACAGATGGAACTGTCTCCCGGCCTCTTACACGAATAACGCCTTCTTACCATTCACTCAAGGCCCTCGTGGCTGCATAGGCCGCAAATTTGCCGACACAGAGGTGAAGACAATACTATGTTGCCTCTTGAGCAAATTCCAGTTCTCTCCTGACCCCGCCGTCCAAGACCCAGAAGAACTGAAAAGATATCGGATCGTCCAAAAGTCACAATACGGAATCCGACTTAAGGTCAGTAAACTTGATGGATAG
- a CDS encoding uncharacterized protein (predicted transporter (major facilitator superfamily)), protein MASTDAPPPYSIYNSTPTHKTEASSFECIGSGGGNLESQRWVVQPEDSSGGEENEPLWRPSFVDWLNILMLLLLSMMITIDGTILVSILPSLTASLKMSAADAFWCGTGYLLPCAIMQPYFTALSGFVQRRYQMLLALGLFTVGTIICCLSNNFAQIIAGRVIQGIGAGGIMSGTFILLADLIPLKERPMYCGLLILFGAVGAVIGPFLGGLFIDHLNWRWAFYINFPFLFVIFGQLIFLPLPPKQTWDSTHRLKSIDWGGGILFLASAGSFLIGISWGGVQYPWNSWKTYVPIVLGGLGLIANLFWERYMTSNPILHIHLFRSIRSIAAYMLVFLYGFLSLGELYCIPIYFQSAKLRSATSASITLIPITAAILPAAAVTGILITRFGYIHWPLWLSWIITAIATGCLISWDTSTTTVQWVFNLIAVGVGQGITLSSLNSCVQVLADPKDTSHAFAMYAFIRTVGMCVGVPVGGTIFSNRLKYHAHNLGLPDAIGRNVEGGIEVFKNMTATAEQVEAFKLAYARAFRNVAEVLTGLAVLGLIISMFVRRVRL, encoded by the exons ATGGCTTCTACAGACGCACCCCCACCTTACTCAATATACAACAGCACTCCAACTCATAAGACTGAGGCTTCATCTTTTGAGTGTATTGGCTCAGGAGGAGGCAACCTAGAATCACAAAGATGGGTTGTGCAGCCCGAGGACTCtagtggaggagaagaaaatgaaccTTTGTGGAGACCAAGTTTTGTGGACTGGTTAAATATCCTCATGCTATTGTTGCTCTCCATGATGATTACTATAGATGGCACAATCTTGGTGTCCATATTACCG tccTTGACAGCGTCACTCAAGATGAGCGCAGCGGATGCATTTTGGTGTGGGACGGGATATCTACTTCCATGCGCTATTATGCAACCTTACTTCACTGCACTGTCCGGCTTCGTACAGCGGCGGTACCAAATGCTTCTGGCATTAGGGCTGTTCACTGTTGGGACTATAATATGCTGTCTCTCGAACAATTTCGCGCAAATAATTGCCGGTCGTGTGATCCAAGGAATCGGTGCAGGAGGTATAATGTCGGGAACGTTTATATTACTAGCAGACCTGATACCGCTCAAAGAGCGGCCTATGTATTGTGGTCTTCTTATTCTCTTTGGTGCAGTTGGAGCAGTGATAGGGCCCTTTCTTGGGGGTTTATTTATCGACCATCTGAACTGGCGGTGGGCGTTCTATATCAACTtcccatttctttttgtcatTTTCGGACAGCTAATTTTCTTACCTCTGCCCCCAAAGCAAACATGGGATTCTACCCATCGGCTTAAGTCTATCGATTGGGGTGGTGGCATACTATTTCTCGCAAGCGCAGGAAGCTTCCTTATCGGTATAAGCTGGGGTGGCGTTCAATATCCATGGAACAGCTGGAAAACTTATGTTCCAATTGTTCTGGGTGGTCTGGGGCTTATAGCGAATCTGTTCTGGGAACGATATATGACCTCTAACCCGATTCTCCATATCCACCTGTTCAGAAGCATCCGGTCAATTGCGGCCTATATGTTAGTCTTTCTCTATGGGTTTCTG AGCTTGGGCGAGCTATATTGCATCCCAATCTACTTTCAATCGGCCAAGCTCCGCAGTGCGACCAGCGCCAGTATAACCTTAATTCCTATTACAGCTgcaattcttccagcagcagctgtTACAGGGATTTTAATCACAAGGTTTGGCTATATTCACTGGCCACTGTGGCTGTCTTGGATAATCACAGCTATAGCGACCGGGTGCCTTATCTCATGGGATACAAGTACAACTACAGTGCAATGGGTTTTCAACCTTATAGCTGTTGGTGTCGGCCAGGGGATCACTTTGTCTTCGCTGAATTCATGTGTGCAAGTACTGGCAGACCCAAAAGACACAAGCCATGCCTTCGCGATGTACGCCTTTATCCGTACTGTGGGAATGTGCGTTGGAGTGCCAGTGGGCGGTACGATATTCAGCAATAGGTTGAAATATCATGCTCACAACCTGGGACTCCCTGATGCGATAGGACGGAATGTGGAGGGAGGTATTGAAGTATTCAAAAATATGACGGCTACTGCAGAGCAGGTGGAGGCTTTCAAACTTGCATATGCTAGGGCATTCCGCAACGTGGCCGAAGTTCTGACAGGACTTGCTGTACTGGGTCTCATTATTTCCATGTTTGTGCGACGTGTCAGGCTGTAA
- a CDS encoding cytochrome P450 (cytochrome P450 CYP3/CYP5/CYP6/CYP9 subfamilies) — translation MQVGGLRSRVSVLVAIQLVSLIVYRIYFHPLSKIPGPLLPKITDWYPAWCVWRGSSHTALWEGHRRYGSIGRCGPNSVSVCSQTGLMEIYSTKANVCKDESYVVMSVGSHAPNTFSFIDKKTHAFRRKILFQAFTDNALNGVQDQILSHISEFCAMLNPPPSNGAGQSSVWGPSVDIAPLCDYLAFDVISDLSYGRSFGMLKSDRYRYVPKLTRRLARRNATCMTQSKLWRYKLDRLFFAGFLKALRDFGLWIRHQGKERIRLGNNGPRKDCFHYLLSGSDPKTGQGLTERELRVELLLLIVAGSDTVATSLSAVLFNLAHNQQALQKATAEIRSCFEREEDIRLGTRLKSCSYLHACISESLRISPAVSNMPPRRVLPGGITVDGYYIPEGTIIGTPIYALHHNEEYFPRPFKYEPERWLENEANGENPSTDDGLKRARAAFCPFSIGPRSCVAKNLAWAELTLTLARVLFSYDVRLPPDHCEVEPDCCSSVPRDQSPEYKLRTWIVSAREGPSLQFRPRNVKVP, via the exons ATGCAGGTTGGAGGACTACGCTCGCGTGTGTCTGTTCTGGTTGCCATTCAG CTTGTCTCACTTATCGTGTATCGGATATATTTTCACCCATTGTCCAAGATCCCTGGGCCACTACTACCAAAGATAACTGACTGGTACCCCGCCTGGTGTGTATGGAGAGGTTCTTCCCATACCGCACTTTGGGAAGGACATCGGAGATATG GAAGTATCGGTAGATGTGGCCCTAATTCAGTATCCGTGTGCTCTCAGACGGGGCTGATGGAAATATATTCAACAAAGGCCAACGTGTGTAAGGATGAGTCTTACGTGGTGATGAGTGTCGGAAGCCATGCGCCCAATACATTTAGCTTCATAGACAAAAAGACACATGCCTTCAGGCGGAAGATTCTCTTCCAAGCTTTTACAGACAATGCGCTGAATGGGGTGCAGGATCAAATTCTGTCCCACATAAGTGAGTTTTGTGCCATGctcaatcctcctccttccaaCGGAGCAGGCCAAAGCTCTGTCTGGGGACCTAGTGTGGACATCGCACCCTTATGTGACTACCTTGCATTTGATGTCATTAGCGACCTCAGCTATGGTCGAAGCTTTGGCATGCTAAAAAGCGATAGATATCGCTATGTACCGAAGTTAACCAGAAGGTTAGCTCGTCGAAATGCAACG TGCATGACCCAATCAAAGCTGTGGCGCTATAAGCTCGATCGCTTATTCTTCGCTGGCTTCTTAAAGGCCTTGAGGGATTTTGGTCTTTGGATTCGTCACCAGGGCAAGGAAAGGATTCGTCTAGGGAATAATGGCCCTCGGAAAGATTGCTTCCACTATTTACTCAGTGGATCAGATCCCAAGACCGGTCAAGGATTAACGGAGAGGGAATTAAGAGTTGAATTGTTGCTCTTAATCGTTGCGG GGTCAGATACCGTCGCCACCAGCCTGAGTGCGGTTCTCTTTAACCTCGCGCATAACCAGCAAGCCCTGCAAAAGGCCACAGCGGAGATTCGCTCATGCTTCGAAcgggaggaagatattcGCTTGGGCACTCGGTTGAAATCGTGTAGCTATCTACATGCATGCATATCAGAGTCCTTGCGCATTTCACCCGCAGTCTCAAACATGCCTCCTCGCCGTGTATTACCTGGAGGCATAACGGTAGACGGGTATTATATACCAGAAGGAACTATAATCGGGACACCAATCTATGCCCTGCACCATAATGAGGAATACTTTCCGAGACCATTCAAATATGAGCCGGAACGCTGGTTAGAGAATGAGGCCAATGGCGAAAATCCGTCCACGGATGATGGCCTCAAGCGAGCACGGGCGGCATTTTGTCCCTTTAGTATAGGGCCAAGATCGTGCGTGGCTAAGAACCTGGCGTGGGCCGAGCTCACTCTTACACTCGCTCGTGTACTATTCTCGTACGACGTCCGACTGCCGCCTGATCATTGTGAGGTTGAACCAGATTGTTGCAGCTCGGTGCCTAGGGATCAGAGTCCTGAGTATAAGCTGCGCACATGGATTGTGTCCGCGAGAGAAGGTCCATCGCTACAATTTCGTCCTAGAAATGTTAAGGTACCATAG
- a CDS encoding uncharacterized protein (predicted protein), with protein MYENTLWDQGIGYIGWLMYLSKFYEVVDTLIILAKGKESSTLQTYHHAGVMICAWSGIRYKCPAAIVGVFLNSGVHTLMYTYFALAAAAIPVAIRVKRALTSIQIIQFILGLGLSCSYLFAAYDVVLSEHNDIENSRPAGFSSQMENVQFTTKTPATLTTNVGSQGMATYTTTHCIPDSGKAFAILLSSAYLLPLTYLFGRFFVRTYLTQHKKAT; from the exons ATGTATGAAAACACTCTCTGGGACCAAGGAATTGGGTATATTGGATGGCTCATGTACCTATCAAAGTTCTATGAGGTAGTTGATACCTTAATCATCCTTGCtaagggaaaggagagttCGACTTTACAAACTTATCACCATGCCGGAGTTATGATTTGCGCATGGTCTGGGATCAGATATAAGTGCCCAGCTGCGATAGTTGGTGTGTTTCTCAACTCCGGTGTACACACTCTGATG TACACGTACTTCGCTCTGGCCGCGGCTGCCATACCAGTCGCTATTCGTGTCAAACGTGCTCTCACGTCTATTCAGATCATTCAGTTTATACTTGGTCTTGGGCTCTCCTGTAGCTATCTCTTTGCTGCGTACGATGTTGTGTTGTCTGAGCATAATGATATCGAGAACAGCAGACCAGCAGGTTTCTCCTCTCAAATGGAAAATGTCCAGTTCACAACCAAAACACCCGCGACACTAACTACAAATGTTGGGTCGCAAGGAATGGCCACTTATACTACAACGCACTGCATACCTGACAGCGGAAAGGCTTTTGCTATCCTGCTCTCTTCTGCCTACCTATTACCCCTTACATATCTGTTCGGCCGGTTTTTCGTTCGGACATATTTGACACAGCACAAGAAAGCAACATaa
- a CDS encoding MFS transporter (vesicular amine transporter) translates to MRLWPSGDGTSEPPVFLEWRSSKSFIIFVVVFAVFTDILLYGLIVPVTPTALHERVGLSEDNEQSWTSILLALYGAALLAFSPIAGYIADRIESRWWPLIIGLIALGAATALLCVGTHIGLWIAGRLFQGASAAVVWAVGCALLVDTVGKDELGQALGYIGMGMTLGVMGGPLLGGVIYEHGGYYAVFALAFALIGLDILFRIIMIEKKYAAKWLPPAEVSSDGENLNNEAASQGTTESAGPSTRKSDHNREGHPQAVAPALSESSQIIEKSNDQGLNKCNHSTTTGPHPARAILTLLASHRMLVTIWAYFILSLALTSLDSVLPLYVQDTFHWGQTGQGLIFVPLSIPHLIDPIVGFLNDKFPNARRYLAAGALFATVPVIVCFRFVTEDSMRQKVLLCALLALLGACLAFLMPPILVEASYVVQEKEEKNPNIFGKGGAMALSYGILNAAFAAGSIVGPFFAGFIRESAGWATMSWALALLTGVSAVPVLLFLGGFFFKSQKNVEPRSAA, encoded by the exons ATGCGCCTATGGCCGTCTGGTGACGGGACATCGGAGCCACCGGTGTTCCTGGAATGGAGATCATCGAAGTCTTTCATTATCTTTGTGGTGGTGTTTGCAGTTTTCACG GACATCTTGCTATATGGACTA ATAGTTCCTGTGACCCCAACTGCTCTTCATGAGAGAGTTGGCCTATCGGAAGATAATG AGCAGAGCTGGACATCTATCTTGCTGGCTCTCTACGGAGCAGCTCTGCTGGCGTTCTCAC CTATTGCTGGATACATAGCCGATCGAATTGAGTCACGATGGTGGCCTCTAATAATCGGCTTGATTGCCTTGGGTGCCGCTACAGCGTTGCTTTGTGTCGGTACCCATATCGGTCTTTGGATCGCTGGCCGCCTGTTCCAGGGAGCATCGGCGGCAGTTGTCTGGGCAGTAGGATGTGCACTCCTAGTCGATACAGTTGGTAAGGACGAGCTTGGACAAGCGTTAGGTTATATCGGCATGGGGATGACCCTTGGAGTAATGGGAGGTCCCCTCCTCGGCGGTGTTATTTACGAACACGGAGGGTATTATGCTGTTTTTGCGTTGGCTTTCGCGTTGATTGGATTGGACATCTTGTTCCGGATTATCATGATTGAGAAGAAGTATGCCGCAAAATGGCTCCCTCCTGCAGAGGTATCCTCCGATGGCGAGAATTTGAATAACGAAGCTGCCTCTCAAGGCACCACAGAGTCCGCGGGCCCCTCTACACGGAAAAGCGATCACAATCGAGAAGGGCACCCACAGGCCGTAGCACCTGCATTGTCAGAAAGCTCACAAATCATCGAGAAATCAAATGACCAAGGTCTCAACAAGTGCAATCACTCGACAACCACGGGGCCACACCCAGCGAGGGCCATACTCACTCTACTAGCGTCGCATCGCATGCTAGTCACTATATGGGCATATTTTATCCTCTCGCTCGCCCTGACCTCACTTGACAGTGTGCTTCCCCTTTATGTGCAAGACACTTTTCACTGGGGGCAGACAGGCCAGGGATTAATCTTCGTCCCTCTATCCATCCCGCACCTCATAGACCCCATAGTGGGATTCCTCAACGACAAATTCCCGAATGCACGGCGCTACCTTGCAGCAGGCGCACTGTTCGCCACTGTCCCAGTCATTGTCTGTTTTCGATTCGTCACGGAGGACTCGATGAGACAAAAAGTACTGCTTTGCGCCCTACTAGCGCTTCTGGGGGCCTGTCTAGCTTTCCTCATGCCCCCCATCCTGGTGGAAGCCTCATATGTTgtacaagagaaagaagagaagaatccCAATATATTTGGTAAGGGAGGAGCCATGGCTCTTTCATATGGAATTTTGAATGCCGCCTTTGCCGCGGGCAGTATAGTCGGGCCATTTTTTGCGGGCTTCATTCGAGAAAGTGCCGGTTGGGCGACGATGTCGTGGGCCCTTGCACTATTGACGGGCGTGTCGGCCGTACCAGtgctgctgttcttgggTGGATTCTTTTTCAAAAGCCAGAAGAATGTGGAGCCTCGGTCTGCTGCGTGA